A region from the Aegilops tauschii subsp. strangulata cultivar AL8/78 chromosome 5, Aet v6.0, whole genome shotgun sequence genome encodes:
- the LOC109757859 gene encoding ABSCISIC ACID-INSENSITIVE 5-like protein 2 — MSSEGGGTAITGKKRNRAQIQTLVREGSLYNLTLSEVESHLGAPLLSMNLDDFVRSVLPDEKNLPLPNGAGNSGSHSTSAFGLERQGSSITVPLPLSKKTVDEIWRNIQQEEESSDDEKRSSGCEAQMSFGEITLEEFLQRAGIVTGQYQKDAEELIDLVGTGESAHLMTRVQDFPQGTSAIDAYIVRQSIAQPLSVAIPSAMDSIYPDRQMSISSSLELSDLQSPSHKRMSSQDVVYKVADRRQKRMIKNRESAARSRARKQAYTNELECKLSCLEEENKRLKREKELDMLLKSAPPPEPKKHHRRTRSTSF, encoded by the exons ATGAGCTCTGAAGGCGGTGGCACCGCCATCACAGGCAAGAAGCGGAACAGGGCCCAAATTCAGACACTAGTCAGGGAAGGCTCTCTCTATAACCTCACCCTCAGTGAGGTTGAAAGCCACCTCGGTGCGCCACTTCTTAGTATGAACCTTGATGACTTTGTGAGGAGTGTGCTTCCAGATGAGAAGAACCTTCCATTACCAAATGGCGCTGGGAATTCAGGCAGTCACAGCACGTCAGCTTTTGGTTTGGAACGTCAGGGCAGCAGCATTACTGTGCCCCTGCCGTTGAGCAAGAAGACAGTGGATGAAATTTGGAGAAACATCCAGCAGGAAGAGGAGAGTAGTGATGACGAGAAAAGGAGTTCAGGTTGTGAGGCACAGATGTCGTTTGGGGAGATAACACTTGAGGAGTTCTTGCAAAGGGCTGGCATTGTTACCGGGCAGTATCAGAAGGATGCTGAGGAGTTAATTGATCTTGTAGGAACTGGAGAAAGTGCTCATTTGATGACCAGAGTGCAGGATTTCCCACAGGGAACAAGTGCAATTGATGCGTATATTGTACGTCAGTCAATTGCGCAACCGCTGAGTGTTGCAATCCCTTCGGCAATGGATTCCATCTACCCAGATCGTCAAATGAGTATTTCGTCATCTCTAGAACTTTCTGATCTTCAAAGTCCTAGTCATAAGAGAATGTCTTCCCAGGATGTGGTATACAAGGTTGCTGATCGGAGGCAGAAGAGGATGATCAAGAACCGAGAATCGGCTGCACGTTCAAGAGCTAGGAAACAG GCCTACACAAACGAGCTCGAATGCAAATTGTCTTGTCTGGAAGAGGAGAACAAGAGGCTGAAGAGAGAGAAG GAGTTGGACATGTTATTGAAGTCCGCGCCCCCTCCAGAACCGAAAAAACATCATCGGAGAACGAGATCGACCTCATTCTAA